The following proteins come from a genomic window of Acinetobacter sp. SAAs474:
- a CDS encoding dimethylamine monooxygenase subunit DmmA family protein — MEIMHSTPKYLSLDTFHLNVPTYILVLENATSPYAQQLFQQLKVQQCREVFTLDNQRKDDALANLLNQLQDRLCLEYAGIHIVVCGTEAFIWEIQQCLIYHGCLKEEMSLLLDLTEPKQNVKKIYCVHCGRTQHTTAVEYCTCQHCNLNLLIRSHFSERLGAYMGVCANVQQSQGAIS; from the coding sequence ATGGAAATTATGCACAGTACGCCAAAATATCTGAGTCTAGATACATTTCATCTCAATGTACCCACCTATATTTTGGTACTTGAAAATGCAACATCACCGTATGCGCAGCAACTTTTTCAGCAACTTAAAGTTCAACAGTGTCGTGAAGTATTTACGCTTGACAATCAGCGTAAAGATGATGCATTGGCAAATTTATTAAATCAGTTACAAGATAGGTTATGTCTTGAATATGCTGGAATTCACATCGTGGTATGTGGTACTGAAGCATTTATTTGGGAAATACAACAATGCCTGATTTACCATGGTTGCCTAAAAGAAGAAATGAGTTTGCTACTCGATTTAACTGAGCCTAAACAAAATGTAAAAAAAATCTATTGTGTTCATTGTGGACGAACTCAGCATACCACCGCAGTAGAGTATTGTACTTGTCAACATTGTAATCTTAATTTATTGATTCGGAGTCATTTTTCTGAGCGCTTAGGTGCATATATGGGCGTATGTGCCAATGTACAACAGTCTCAAGGAGCAATCAGTTGA
- a CDS encoding NAD(P)/FAD-dependent oxidoreductase yields MTRVAIIGAGPSGMAQLRAFQSAQSKGQDIPEIVCFEKQTDWGGQWNYTWHTGVDQYGEPVHSSMYRYLWSNGPKECLEFADYSFDEHFGRAIGSYPPRAVLWDYIKGRVEKADVRKYVRFNSAVRHVEYDTTSQQFTLTIHDHSIDQSYRECFDFVVVASGHFSTPKIPEYEGFSHFAGRILHAHDFRDALEFKDKNVLLIGSSYSAEDIGSQCYKYGAKQIISCYRHTPMGYQWPDNWSERPQLIRVDRTHAYFIDGSTAQIDAIILCTGYLHSFPFMQEELRLKTNNILYPLNLYHGVVWEDNPRLFYLGMQDQWYSFNMFDAQAWYARDVMLGKIELPDKALMQQDTQAWHDAEKNLQDAAAMFKFQGDYILRLIQQTDYPCFDIEAVRQTFLAWKKHKKENILAFRDQTYRSLITGTMAVAHHTPWLEALDDSLEAYLQIDIPMQNAG; encoded by the coding sequence ATGACACGTGTTGCGATTATTGGGGCAGGACCAAGCGGTATGGCACAATTACGTGCTTTTCAATCTGCACAAAGTAAAGGCCAAGATATACCGGAAATCGTTTGTTTTGAAAAGCAGACAGATTGGGGAGGGCAATGGAATTACACATGGCATACCGGTGTAGATCAATATGGTGAACCAGTCCATAGCAGTATGTATCGATATTTATGGTCAAATGGCCCAAAAGAATGTTTGGAGTTTGCAGATTATAGTTTTGATGAACATTTTGGTCGTGCAATTGGCTCTTATCCACCACGTGCAGTGTTATGGGATTATATTAAAGGGCGCGTAGAAAAAGCAGATGTTCGCAAATATGTACGCTTTAATAGTGCGGTACGTCATGTCGAATACGATACTACCAGTCAACAATTTACACTCACGATTCATGATCATAGCATTGACCAAAGCTATCGTGAATGTTTTGATTTTGTGGTGGTTGCATCGGGTCATTTTTCTACACCCAAAATTCCGGAATATGAAGGTTTTTCTCATTTTGCCGGACGCATATTGCATGCACATGATTTTCGCGATGCATTAGAGTTTAAAGACAAAAATGTATTATTAATTGGAAGTAGTTATTCTGCTGAAGATATTGGTTCACAATGCTATAAGTATGGTGCAAAGCAAATTATCAGTTGTTATCGTCATACGCCGATGGGTTATCAGTGGCCCGATAATTGGTCTGAACGACCACAATTAATTCGGGTTGACCGAACACATGCTTATTTTATCGATGGTAGCACTGCACAGATTGATGCCATTATTTTGTGTACAGGTTATTTACACAGCTTTCCATTTATGCAGGAAGAATTACGCTTAAAAACCAATAATATTCTATACCCACTCAATTTATATCATGGCGTGGTCTGGGAAGATAATCCACGTTTGTTTTATCTCGGTATGCAAGATCAGTGGTACTCATTTAATATGTTTGATGCGCAGGCATGGTATGCACGTGATGTGATGCTGGGTAAAATTGAATTACCAGATAAGGCATTGATGCAACAAGATACGCAAGCTTGGCATGACGCAGAAAAAAATCTTCAGGATGCCGCGGCAATGTTTAAGTTCCAAGGTGATTATATTTTACGTCTCATTCAGCAGACCGATTATCCTTGTTTTGATATTGAAGCGGTTCGACAGACTTTTTTAGCATGGAAAAAACATAAGAAAGAAAATATTTTGGCCTTTCGTGATCAGACGTATCGCTCATTGATTACAGGTACGATGGCAGTTGCACATCATACCCCATGGCTAGAAGCCTTAGATGACTCGCTAGAGGCTTATTTGCAAATTGATATTCCGATGCAAAATGCGGGATAG
- a CDS encoding PAS domain-containing protein: MPDINVYKRAEPLGPYLDHYWPPLFEQFHDIAVFLDTQTYIYHANNAWKNFQQPDDQAQQPFKMWLYPEDVIKLQVALMSEITQKIHVRMLRKDAMLIWMALNIEPIYHHFPQRNRPPQLLGWCVLGHEQTEQIRQQQQKYAQQRSLKDLLSRIPVMLYRSRNDWNWTMDYVSRGCEKVTGYPRHALLNTPLYGQSIHPEDQQYVWDQIQYGLQHHQVFFLQYRIITADQRIQWVQETGQGLYSESDMVLGVEGAVCLSQAI, encoded by the coding sequence ATGCCAGATATTAACGTCTATAAGCGTGCTGAACCATTAGGTCCATATTTAGATCATTATTGGCCACCACTTTTTGAACAGTTTCATGATATTGCCGTATTTCTTGATACGCAAACATATATTTATCATGCGAATAATGCATGGAAAAATTTTCAGCAGCCTGATGATCAGGCTCAACAACCTTTTAAAATGTGGTTATATCCCGAAGATGTCATTAAGTTGCAAGTTGCATTAATGAGTGAAATAACACAAAAAATTCATGTACGCATGTTACGAAAAGATGCAATGCTCATCTGGATGGCATTAAATATTGAACCTATTTATCATCATTTTCCACAGCGCAATAGGCCACCACAATTGTTGGGTTGGTGTGTTTTGGGTCATGAACAAACTGAACAGATTCGGCAGCAGCAACAAAAATATGCCCAGCAACGTAGCCTTAAAGACCTATTATCACGTATTCCTGTGATGTTGTATCGTTCACGAAATGACTGGAATTGGACCATGGACTATGTTAGTCGTGGTTGTGAAAAAGTGACAGGCTATCCACGTCATGCCTTACTCAATACGCCACTATATGGGCAATCTATTCATCCTGAAGATCAGCAATATGTGTGGGATCAGATTCAATATGGCCTACAGCATCATCAGGTCTTTTTTTTACAATATCGTATTATCACGGCAGACCAACGTATTCAATGGGTACAAGAAACGGGTCAAGGCTTATATTCTGAAAGTGATATGGTGCTTGGTGTAGAAGGGGCGGTATGTCTGTCTCAAGCTATCTGA